TCTTGCCCTTGTGCGTGCGCTTCTTTTCAACCCCCAAGTCATCCTCGCAGATGAGCCTTTTTCGGGGCTAGATGCCCAAAGCTTTGAAAAAGCCTTTCAAGCTCTGTATGAGTTTAGTCGTCTGGGAACACGCGCTGTTATCTGCGTAAGTCATCAGGAGCTTCCTAAAAAGACTCGCACCTGGACACTTACTGAAGAAGGACTCAAGGAGGAGTCGTGAGCGGTTTCATTTCACTTTCTCCTTTTGATCTTGCCCTGGCTGCCGGATTTGTATTTCTTGCCGCGATACTTTCTTTTTTGTTACGCCTTGGCGTAGCAAAAAGGCTCCTTATTGCAGCAACCCGCACGGTGATTCAACTCTCCCTGGTGGGTTTTGTGCTCAAAACCGTCTTTGGGCTTGATAATCCCCTTTTCGTTCTTGGACTTTTATTTTTTATGACGCTTGTAGCAGGGAGAGAGGCTTCAGCACGCTCCCGCAGGCGCTATGCACACATGATCCTTGACACCACCATCTCCATGGCAAGCGTGGCCTTTGTCATCGGCGCTGTTGTTACGCAAATCATCATTGACGTAAAACCCTGGTATCATCCCCAGTATGTTATTCCCCTTTTGGGCATGCTCCTTGGAAACTCGTTAAACGGGGTTTCCCTTGCTCTTGATACGTTTCTTGACTATGTAGTTAGCCGCCGCAGTGAAATAGAACTTTTTTTGGCCTACGGGGCTGATAGAAACGAAGCCCTGCAAAATGCTTTGCGTGCAGCGGTAAGACGCGGCCTGGTACCCATTATCAACTCCATGTCAGTGGCAGGGGTTGTCTCGCTTCCTGGCATGATGACCGGACAAATCCTTGCAGGCGCCCCGCCCCTTCAGGCAGTGGCCTACCAGATACTCGTCATGTTTATGCTTGCAGGTTCTTACTCTCTAGGGGCTACCAGTGTGGTTTTTCTTGCAGGAAAAAGGCTCTTTGGCCGCGAACTCCGCCTAAGAAGAGAAATTCTTAGCTAAAAATTCGCTTAAAGGTTTGCTTTCAGGAAAAAAGGCCAAAAGCTCTTTTAAGGTTTTCACAGCATGTGGGATATATGTGGCAAACCAGGTCTTGCCCAAAAGGGTCAATTTGGCAAAGGCCCCAAGTATTTGAAAATTCCTGAAAAGGGCAAAACATATAAATTCTTCTTCTGATGGCGCCTGGGAAAAATTCCTTTGAAAATATTTGAGCCAATAGTTTCTTTCTCCCTGAGAAAGGCCCTGGTAGGGGTCAATCAAAAAAGAGGCAAGGTCATAGGCCCCTGGTCCCAAACGCAGCCCCTGAAAATCAATAAGAAAGATGCGCCCCCCTTTGACCATAATGTTTCGGGCCTGAAAATCGCGATGAAGAAGGTTGTCTTCCCGTAGCTTTTTACGGCATCTTTCCCAAAGCATTTTAAGCACTGGTAAAAGCGCGGCTGTATCTTTTTGCCGAAGGTATTTTTTCACAAAAAAATCCAAAAAATAAAGGGCTTCGCGCTCCCACATGAGCTTCTCATCGTAAAAAAGGGTCTCAAGCACAAAAGTGCGCGGGAAACAAACACTTATCTCTGAAAAACGCTTAAGCACCTCAAACACCTCAGGAAACAGCTCAAAGCGTTCGTAAGGGGGGAGATCCTGGAACCTAATATCACCAAGGTCTTCTACGAGAATGATGCCTGTCTCTTCGTGATAAGCGAAGATTTTGGGGACAGGCACTCCTGCTTTTTTTAAAAAGTTCCCAATAAGTACGTAAGACCGCGCCTCTTTTAGCCCAAAATGGCCTTCCTGAGGGAGAATCAAAACAAAACTTTCCACGTGGGTTTTAACGCGGAAAAACTTGCGCGCTGAACCATCTCCCTTTAAAGGGATAATTTCTTCGTAGGCGATTTTTTCTTGGACAAAAAAATCAATTATCTCTTTCACAAAACTTCCTCAGGGATAAACAGAGTATCCGTATGCTTGCCGGAAGGAATGCTTGCCCCTTCCCAGGCTACTACACGCTTAAGTTTAGTTTCGGGCTTAAGCTCCACGCCTTTTTCAAGAAAAACCCAATCCTCAAAGGAGACTCCCTTGGGAAGTTCCTTTTCAGGGAAAACAAAGGGAGAGGCAGGAGGAGAAATCCCCGAAATAACAGCTCTTTTCTTTAAAAGGTCTTCGTGCACCTGAAGGTAGGCGGAAATAGTCCCGATGTCTTGCCAGTAAAAGCCACTTACTACCTGGCAGTTTATCTTAACTCCTTCGTTTAGTAGCCTGGTATAGGTGGGCACAAGATCCCGATCTCCTTCACGGATCCTTGCCACAAAAGCTGGTGTTACCACCTGGAGACCACAAAAAGTATAAGCATCTTCGTTAGGAGCAAAACCAATTAGTCTTTCCTGTGAGACTAAAACGTTTTTGGCCCGGGGAGTACGCATTAAAAGCAATGTTGCTTCACCCCCAAACCTTTTATGGGCAGAAAACAAAGTTTCGTATGGAAAATTGGTAACAATATCAGCATTTATCACGAGCGTTTCTGATGCAAAGAAGTCTCTTGCTCCATAAAGTGCCCCGGTCGGCCCCAGGAGTTCTTTTTCTTCGTAAAGCTTAATTTTCAGTTCGGGATGTTTATCCTGATATGCTGAAAGAAACGCCTTGAGTTTATGGGCTAGGTGATAAGCGTTTATTCCGACAGTGCGAAAACCTGTGCGGCGAAGTTCGTCCAGGATAAGTTCAAGAAGCGGTCGGCCAAGGATACGGAAAAGAGGTTTAGGAACGTACCGAGTGTAGGGAAGGAGCCTTTCTCCCTTGCCGGCCGCTAATACAAAAGCCCGCTTTTCCACCAGAATTTAGGCTTTTTTCTCGATTTCTTCTTTGGTCTCTTCTTCTTTTAAGCTGTCTTTAAAGGCGCGAATACCTTTTCCTAGGCCAGCTCCGATCTCAGGAAGCCTATTTGCTCCAAAAAGGACCAAAGCAATCAAAAGAATAATTAAAAGCTCTTGTGTACCTAGGCCAAACATGGCAACCTCCTATGAAGGATCTGCTCAAATCTTTACTTTATCAATGTTCACAAACTCCAGATAATCACCAAACATCTGAAGGCCAAGCCAATTCTTAGAAGAGGCCAGGTTAATAACTTCGTCGGTCAGGTTAAAAGAAGCTACTACGGGTATCAGTTGATATTTTTGGTACTCAGGGAAAAACTCAAAAAAATCATTTATAGCCTTCTCAAAATCCTCTAGATGCTGCCTTCTGTATTTTGACTTTACATCAACAACGAATACATATTCACCTGCAACCGTGATCACGTCGTATTCTCTCATTCTTTCTTTCAGCTTCTTTGTTCTTCTTACAGAGAGCTCTTCTACTTCGAGACCAAAGTTCTTTTTAATTACAGCAGGGATACCAGGGGCTACGATATCTTCGGCAATAGTGCCGAGCTTGTTGGCTAAATCGCCCCATTTTTTATTCATTTCATTTTTGAAAGCCCTCATTTCTTCCTTGAAAGCCCTCATTTCGTCTTTGAAGGCTTTCATTTCCTTAGAAAGACGTTCTACTTCCATTTCGGTTTTGGTAGCCTGATAAGCAAGCATCATGAGGGCTTCTTCCAGTCTATCAACGCGCCTTTCAAGGACCTCTTGCATGACTTCTCCTAAAAAAGCTGTTACTTACCTACTAATGCTACCAGAAAAATGCTGAATTCGTAAAGAAGCACCAAAGGAATAGCCAAAAAGAGCTGGTTCACGATGTCAGGGGTTGGGGTAAGGATAGCGGCCAGAATAAAAGCACCCAAAATGGCATAGCGCCTAAATCCCTTAAGTTGCTTGGCAGTTATCAGGCCTAAGCGCGAGGCCACGGTAAGGGCCACAGGCACCTGAAAAGCTATACCAAAGACCGCCATAAGACGTAGCGAAAAGCTGAGATAGTCTTTGAGGGTTGGAATAAGACGCAAATCTGGGCCGGCAAAGGTTGCCAAGAAAAGAAAAGCCTTGGGAAAAACAATAAAATAGGCAAAAGCTGCCCCACCCAAAAAAGCTACACAAGAAAAAAGCACCATAGGAAGGGCAAAGCGCCTTTCGTGTTCGTAAAGCCCTGGGGCCACAAAGCGCCAGGCCTGGAAAAGAATAAAGGGGCTTGCCAACATGGCCCCAGCAATTAACGCAAGTTTGATATAGCTAAAAAAGGCTTCCTGGTAAGCGGTAAAAATCACTTTGGCATTTTCTTCATGAAGTATGGGCAAAAGTGGCGCTAGCAAAAAATAAAGCACCCGGTCTATCTGCCAGTAGCAAATAGCCGCACAAACTACCACCGCCAGCAGGCTTTTGATAATGCGGTCACGAAGCTCTGCTAAATGCTCGGTTAAAGGTAATTCCTTGTCGTGGATAAGCTCCGCACTCAAGCAATGAGCTCCTTCATGGCTTTCACAAGGGATGCTGCATCAAGACCCTGTTCCTTGTAAAGGTCTTGGGGTTTTCCTGAAGAGCCATAACGGGTAACCCCTTTTAGACTGAGCTTTGCGACAAGTCCGTGTTTAGCAATGGTTTTGGCCACCAGGCTTCCTAAGCCTGATTCTACTACATGGTCTTCCACCACCATAATCGGTCCGCGTTTTGCAGCCTCACAAATAGCCTCTTCATCAAGGGGACGGAGAGTTGCCATGTTCACCACAGCCACGGAAACGCCTTCTTGCTTCAAGACTTCCCAGGCCTTCATCACTTCTGGCATTACCGAACCAAAGGCGATAATGGTTGCGGCATCACCTTTACGCAAAAGGTCAGCCTTCCCTGGGATAAAGACATAGTCTTTCCCAAAGAAGGGCTTTCCTTCTTCATCGGTAATAATCGGGAGCTTGGAACGCCCCATACCTACAAAGACATTTCCGCGGCTTTTAGCCACGTAGCGGATAATACGGTCGGTCTGGTTGGGATCAGCAGGAAAATATATCTCAAGACCAAGGAGATTAAGAAGCAGGCCAAGATAATCCACACACTGGTGCGTAGGGCCGTCTTCTCCCACGTCAAGCCCACAATGGGTAGCGACTATTTTTAAAGCGGTTTTGTTGAGCACGTTTAAACGGTGCTGGTTGATGGTTTCATCAACCGCAAAAACACCAAAAGTGGAAAAGAACGTAAGGAATCCTTCCTTGGAAAGGGCTCCTGCTACCGTAGCGGCATGGTGCTCCTGGATACCAACTTCGTGAAAGGCTTGAGGTGAGGCCTTGCGAAAGGCAGACATCTTAACCGAGCCTTCAAGGTCACAAGTTATCCCAAGGACTTTCGGAGGCATATTTTCTTTGTTGTTTAACTCCGCAAGGGAAAGAAGCGCTTTTCCATAGGCAGAACGACAGTCAGTCTTAACATCGGGGCCGTAAAGAATAGGCTCACCAGTTTCAACCTCAACCGGCTCTGGATCATGCGGAAAATGCGGAAAAGAAATCGGGTAGCTTTTTCTTTTCTCAAGAAGGATATCAAGCTCCTGTGGGTCAAAGCCAAGCTCTTTGAGGGCTTCTCTGGCTAGGTCAGGTGGCAGCGCCATACCGTGCCATTTTTCGTCGTCTTCCATAAAAGAAATCCCTTTGCCCATGGTGGTTTGGGCAAGTATGGCTGTTGGCTTTTCCGGACAGAGCACCTCGCCGGTAATCACGCGTCTTAAGGCCTGGTAAAGCTCATTAAAGTCATGGCCGTTTGCTTCGATGACGTTCCAATAAGTGGCTTTGATTTCCTGGGCAATATCCTGGGGCATCACCCGGTAGATACGTCCGCCGATTTGAAGCCGGTTGTAGTCTATCAGGGCGCAAAGATTGTTCAGGCCAAATTTTACGGCAAAGCGTCTGGCTTCTATTACCTGGCCCTTTTGTTGCTCACCATCCCCCATGACGCAAAAGACCCGACGCTCAAGGCCTTTTAGTTTTAAGGCCCGAGCCATACCACAGGCAGCAGAAAGCCCCTGGCCAAGGTTTCCGGTGTTCCACTCTACCCCGGGAACAGATTGTTCCACATGGCCACCAAAGGCAGAACCAGCCCTGCGAAACTCCATAAGAAAAGGCTCTTCGGGAAAATAACCATATTCGCAAAGAACAGCATAAACCCCAGGGCTTATGTGACCATGGCTTATTACCACCCGGTCTCTTTCTGGAAAGCGGGGGTTTTTAGGATCATGTTCAATCAAGGCATAAAGGAGAAGCAACATGTGGAGAGAAGAAAGAGAGCCACCAGGGTGCCCACAGCCAGCAAGGGTAGT
The nucleotide sequence above comes from Thermodesulfatator atlanticus DSM 21156. Encoded proteins:
- a CDS encoding ABC transporter permease; translated protein: MSGFISLSPFDLALAAGFVFLAAILSFLLRLGVAKRLLIAATRTVIQLSLVGFVLKTVFGLDNPLFVLGLLFFMTLVAGREASARSRRRYAHMILDTTISMASVAFVIGAVVTQIIIDVKPWYHPQYVIPLLGMLLGNSLNGVSLALDTFLDYVVSRRSEIELFLAYGADRNEALQNALRAAVRRGLVPIINSMSVAGVVSLPGMMTGQILAGAPPLQAVAYQILVMFMLAGSYSLGATSVVFLAGKRLFGRELRLRREILS
- a CDS encoding aminoglycoside phosphotransferase family protein, producing the protein MKEIIDFFVQEKIAYEEIIPLKGDGSARKFFRVKTHVESFVLILPQEGHFGLKEARSYVLIGNFLKKAGVPVPKIFAYHEETGIILVEDLGDIRFQDLPPYERFELFPEVFEVLKRFSEISVCFPRTFVLETLFYDEKLMWEREALYFLDFFVKKYLRQKDTAALLPVLKMLWERCRKKLREDNLLHRDFQARNIMVKGGRIFLIDFQGLRLGPGAYDLASFLIDPYQGLSQGERNYWLKYFQRNFSQAPSEEEFICFALFRNFQILGAFAKLTLLGKTWFATYIPHAVKTLKELLAFFPESKPLSEFLAKNFSS
- a CDS encoding nucleotidyltransferase family protein, with the protein product MEKRAFVLAAGKGERLLPYTRYVPKPLFRILGRPLLELILDELRRTGFRTVGINAYHLAHKLKAFLSAYQDKHPELKIKLYEEKELLGPTGALYGARDFFASETLVINADIVTNFPYETLFSAHKRFGGEATLLLMRTPRAKNVLVSQERLIGFAPNEDAYTFCGLQVVTPAFVARIREGDRDLVPTYTRLLNEGVKINCQVVSGFYWQDIGTISAYLQVHEDLLKKRAVISGISPPASPFVFPEKELPKGVSFEDWVFLEKGVELKPETKLKRVVAWEGASIPSGKHTDTLFIPEEVL
- the tatA gene encoding twin-arginine translocase TatA/TatE family subunit codes for the protein MFGLGTQELLIILLIALVLFGANRLPEIGAGLGKGIRAFKDSLKEEETKEEIEKKA
- the tatC gene encoding twin-arginine translocase subunit TatC, whose amino-acid sequence is MSAELIHDKELPLTEHLAELRDRIIKSLLAVVVCAAICYWQIDRVLYFLLAPLLPILHEENAKVIFTAYQEAFFSYIKLALIAGAMLASPFILFQAWRFVAPGLYEHERRFALPMVLFSCVAFLGGAAFAYFIVFPKAFLFLATFAGPDLRLIPTLKDYLSFSLRLMAVFGIAFQVPVALTVASRLGLITAKQLKGFRRYAILGAFILAAILTPTPDIVNQLFLAIPLVLLYEFSIFLVALVGK
- a CDS encoding transketolase, giving the protein MLKIDVTKKRLDTEEVKTLEEMWRRAARRVILATTLAGCGHPGGSLSSLHMLLLLYALIEHDPKNPRFPERDRVVISHGHISPGVYAVLCEYGYFPEEPFLMEFRRAGSAFGGHVEQSVPGVEWNTGNLGQGLSAACGMARALKLKGLERRVFCVMGDGEQQKGQVIEARRFAVKFGLNNLCALIDYNRLQIGGRIYRVMPQDIAQEIKATYWNVIEANGHDFNELYQALRRVITGEVLCPEKPTAILAQTTMGKGISFMEDDEKWHGMALPPDLAREALKELGFDPQELDILLEKRKSYPISFPHFPHDPEPVEVETGEPILYGPDVKTDCRSAYGKALLSLAELNNKENMPPKVLGITCDLEGSVKMSAFRKASPQAFHEVGIQEHHAATVAGALSKEGFLTFFSTFGVFAVDETINQHRLNVLNKTALKIVATHCGLDVGEDGPTHQCVDYLGLLLNLLGLEIYFPADPNQTDRIIRYVAKSRGNVFVGMGRSKLPIITDEEGKPFFGKDYVFIPGKADLLRKGDAATIIAFGSVMPEVMKAWEVLKQEGVSVAVVNMATLRPLDEEAICEAAKRGPIMVVEDHVVESGLGSLVAKTIAKHGLVAKLSLKGVTRYGSSGKPQDLYKEQGLDAASLVKAMKELIA